GCGcataaagaagaaagattttTGTATCCTATATATCCATTGATTGCCATTTCTGCagcattcttctttgttgatctATTTGGGGTTTTAAGCGAATTTGTGTCCTTCAAGAGACCAGTCATATTGGGAAAGATATTAGCTGCTTTTATTATCACTGTGATCCTGTGTCTTAGAATAATCAGTCTCGTGGAGAATTATTCTGCCCCGCTACATGTTGCAAAAGCCGTGTCTCAATTGTCAGATTTCTACGATCAGTCAGCTACGATCAATGTGTGCACAGGTCGGGAATGGTACCATTTTCCAACTTCATTTTTTCTCCCCAAAAATTTTAGATTGCGCTTCGTCAAAAGTAGCTTCGATGGACTTTTGCCTGGCGATTTTCGAGAGGGCGTGCCAATTCAGCACGCAACCTCATGTATCCCTATTGGCATGaatgcaaaaaatcaattttcGTCAGACAAAGTGGTGGAGTTTGAAGCTTGTGATCTACTCATTGACAACTCCATAAAGTCAAATACCGCGGTGGGAGATCCAGACGTATGGGTCGATGATAATAATCTAAGACCAGAGTTTGAGATACACTACAGCACAAGGATGATAAATTCTGCGGCCATCAATGGGGGTATCGGCCGTATCATCCATATACCTCGGCCGTTTCAGCGCCTCGTACCTACGTCCTTAGAGTACATGAATCTTTGCGTCTTAAAAATCAAAGATGACAAACAAAAGAGATGATTTCATACGTCACATTGTATATATACCAcatttttcatcttcctaGCATGTATCTGTCGGACagtcttgatgaagtcaaTGACTCGCTTTTCGATGATGTTAACATGTGAGCTACTAAGAGATGTTATTCTGAGTACATTTACCATCGATACGTAGCAGCAATTTTCGTAAAATGTTCATAATTCATCCTCAAAGTATTCATCCAATGCAGCCTTCGATTCCGCAAAGCCGGTCTTTGCCTTGTTCACTGCGTCTCGAATAAGATGAATCCAAAAGTCATCGGAGTTTTCATCAGTGGGAATATCGGGTTTGAAATTATCGCAATTGACACGATGACCGTAATTTTGAATACGTTCACACTGAGACGAaattttcttcaagccCAAAGCTGCCGCCGAGCCTTTTAGATAATGCCCCAATGAGGATAGTTTTTCCAAATTCTTAGTCACCAAGTtatcatcaatttcttccGCTGTATCTTTGAACTGGTTCACAAATGTTTGGCACAATCCTTTTGAaaactcttcctcgtcctcatcCATCGCTACGAGCTCGGAGAAGACTGACCATTCCACGAGTCCACTCTTTTCCAACTTTTCCTTTTGCTCCTGACTCATTATATCGATATCTAAATATTCAAGTTGGAACTGCTATAATATCAGCTAGCGTTTATTTTTAATACAGTAACGAATGAAATTTCTATTCTTGCGAGTAGGGcgacttcttcagcactTCGTGTTGGTGCACTCTCAGCCTAACGAGATTCTCAAAGGAGGACAGAGAAGTCACGTGTGTAATATACACACCAGTGACATCATTTGATCCCCACGAACGTCAAGCGGAACCCAAGCTAGACATTGCATAGTTCATACAAGTCACCTAGTTTATTAGCGTAGTATGTTGGAGACTCCTCTATAGGAAGTTCAGACAAAGTCTCCAGCGACTCAATTCCGGTGAGCACCAAGAGAGTATCCAAACCGTTTTCCCTACCAAACTTCATGTCGGTGTTTAATCTATCCCCAATCATTAGTCCTTTCTTTGGGTTAGCTCTCAAATCTTGATTCGCCGCCATGATGGATTGCATCATAGATGGGTTTGGTTTTCCGCATACCGCATCAGGCTTACGACCACTAGCATACGCCACCGCGTTTATGATAGCACCGGCGCCCATCATGAGTTTCCCTTTCATGGGAAATGTAGAGTCGATATTCGTTGCGATGAAAGGtatgctttttttgtcctttAGTAAATATTGGGTAGTCAAGGATAATTTCAAGTAGTTGAGGTTGAAAGTCAACCCAGCAATTACTGCGCCCACGTCGTTATCTAAATGCATAAAGCGCTCATCATTGGCGTCGAAAGTATCAGTCATTGCCAATTCTGGATCAGTTCCACCTAGAGTTGAATATCCAAGTTCatgaagctctttttcgATTCCATTCTCACCCAAGACCCAAactttcttgctcttcgaaagcttcaaaatgtGCAGAATATACACAGCTGAGGCAAACGAAGAGCCAAAaatttcctctttcttcacttcttgTATTCCCATACCTTCGAATTTTTTCACGTAATCCGACCTTGCCTTTGTTGAATTATTGGTTACAAatatgattttttttttagcttttctcaaaagatcCAATGTCTCCTTCACTGAAGGTAAGAGATGATCACCAAGCCACAAAACGCCATCGCAATCAAATAGAAAATATTCATACTTGTCGATGATTTCATGAGCTTGCGCCTTAGTGGTGATTGGAGGCATGTCTAAGTTGTTT
This DNA window, taken from Candidozyma auris chromosome 7, complete sequence, encodes the following:
- the PHO15 gene encoding 4-nitrophenylphosphatase, with amino-acid sequence MPPITTKAQAHEIIDKYEYFLFDCDGVLWLGDHLLPSVKETLDLLRKAKKKIIFVTNNSTKARSDYVKKFEGMGIQEVKKEEIFGSSFASAVYISHILKLSKSKKVWVLGENGIEKELHELGYSTLGGTDPELAMTDTFDANDERFMHLDNDVGAVIAGLTFNLNYLKLSLTTQYLLKDKKSIPFIATNIDSTFPMKGKLMMGAGAIINAVAYASGRKPDAVCGKPNPSMMQSIMAANQDLRANPKKGLMIGDRLNTDMKFGRENGLDTLLVLTGIESSETLSELPIEESPTYYANKLGDLYELCNV
- the YPD1 gene encoding Ypd1p, producing MSQEQKEKLEKSGLVEWSVFSELVAMDEDEEEFSKGLCQTFVNQFKDTAEEIDDNLVTKNLEKLSSLGHYLKGSAAALGLKKISSQCERIQNYGHRVNCDNFKPDIPTDENSDDFWIHLIRDAVNKAKTGFAESKAALDEYFEDEL